From the genome of Pyxidicoccus trucidator:
GCTCCGCGCCGCTGCAAACCCTTGCGTCTGGACTGGCTTGTCCTTCCTCAAGCCGAGGCCGCAACCCGCTGCCGTGAAACCTTGACACCCCGTCCCAGCCCTTCCCAGGCACCGAGTGCCCCGGGAGCCGACCCGCCATGAAAACGAATGAAGCCAGCGCCGCCAGCAGGAAGACTCCCGGCCAGATGCCTCGGGTCGACCTCAGCCAACTGGGGCCTGGCATACGCATCAACCATTACGAGCTCATCCGCCAGCTCGGCAGTGGTGGCATGGGCACCGTCTTCCTCGCGCGCGACACCCGGCTGGGCCGCCGTGTGGCCATCAAGGTCCTGCATACACAGGACTCCGAATTCACCCGCCGCTTCCTCCTCGAAGCGCGCGCCACCGCGCAGTGCAGTCACGAAAACATCGTCGTCATCCATGAAGTCGGCGAAGCCGGCGGCAGTCCGTACATGGTCCTGGAGTTTCTCCAGGGCCAGCCGCTCAGCCATCTCCTCAAGGCCAGCCCTCCACGCCTGCCACCCGCCCGTGCGGTGGAGCTGATGACGCCCGTGCTCCGCGCCCTGGCCTGCGCCCACGAGCGGAACATCGTCCATCGGGACCTCAAGCCCGATAACATCCTGGTGACGGACTCGGGCACCATCAAGGTGCTGGACTTCGGCATCGCCAAGGTGCTCCGCGCCGAGGAGCAGGGAACCGAGACGTCCCCGAAGGCGGTCATGGCGGAGCTTCGCGCCCTCGCGCACTCCGGCGCACGCGACGAGGTCGTCCACGTCACGCGCCAGGGCGCGTTGCTCGGCACGATGGCGTACATGTCCCCGGAGCAGTGGGGCAGCGGTGCGTCCGTCGACCACCGGACGGACATCTGGGCGGTGGGTATCATGCTCTTCCGGATGCTCGCGGGCCGGCATCCGCTGGACCCGCTGCGCGGCCACCAGCTCATGGTTACCGGGCTGCTCGACGAGCCCATGCCCCTGCTGCGCGATGTGGCTCCCGATGTGCCCGAGGGGCTGGCCGGCGTCGTCGACCGCTGCCTGCTCAAGCGCAAGGAGGAGCGTGTCCGGGACGCGCTCGAACTGCTGCGCGCCCTGGAGCCCTTCCAGCCCGGGCGCTACCACCCCGAGGCCCGCATCGACGAGAGCCCCTACGCGGGCCTCAGCTCCTTCCAGGAGGCGGACGCGAGCCGCTTCTTCGGCCGCTCCCGGGAGACCGCGGCGCTGGTGCACCGCATCCAGGACCGGCCGTTGATCGGCGTCGTCGGCCCCTCGGGTGCCGGAAAGTCGTCCTTCGTGCGGGCCGGCCTGGTGCCCGTGCTCAAGCGCTCCGGCGAGCCCTGGGAGTCTCTTGTCATCCGGCCCGGCCGCAATCCCCTGGCGGCGCTGGCGAGCATGGTGGCGCCCTTCATCACCTCCTCCCTCTCGGTGGAGGAGGACATCCGCAAGCAGCAGCAGCTTGCCGACCACCTTCGGGCCCAGCCCGGCTACGTCGGGTCGGTGCTGCGCAGCCGGGCCCGGCGCGAGCGCAGGCGCATCCTGCTCTTCGTGGACCAGTTCGAGGAGCTCTACACGCTCGTGTCCGACGCCGCGGAGCGTCAGGCCTTCACCGCGTGCCTGTCCGGTATCGCCGATGACGCCACGTCCCCCATCCGCGTCGTCCTTTCCCTCCGCTCCGATTTCCTGGACCGCGTCTCCGAGGACGAGCGGTTCATGGCGGAGCTGTGGCAGGGATTGTTCTTCCTGGGCACTCCCAACGGCGAGGGGCTCAGGGATGCGCTGGTGCAGCCCGCGGAGCTGGCCGGGTACCGGTTCGAGACGCCTGCCATCGTCGACCAGATGCTCCAGCACCTGGAGTCGACACCAGGTGCCCTGCCCCTGCTGCAGTTCGCCGCCACGCAACTCTGGGAGGCTCGAGACCCCGCGCAGCGGCTGCTCACCGAGAGCGCCTACCAACGGCTGGGCGGCATCACCGGAGCGCTCGCGACACATGCGGACAGCGTGCTCGCCAGGATGTCGGCCTCGGAGCGGAACCTGGTGCGGGCCGTGTTCCTCCGGCTGGTGACCCCCGAGCGCACGCGCGCCATCGTGTCCCAGGAGGAGCTGCGTGAGCTGTCCGGGAACACAGGGGAACTGAGACAGGTCATCGACCATCTCGTGCAGGCGCGACTGCTCGTCACCCAGACGGGAGGGGGCGCCAACGGGGCGTCCGTGGAGCTGGTGCACGAGTCGCTCATCCACGGCTGGCCCACCCTGCTCCGGTGGCTCGACGAGGGGCAGGAGGACGCGGCCTTCATCGAGCAGCTCCGCAACGCGGCCCGGCAGTGGCAGGCCAAGGCCCGCGATACCGGCCTGCTCTGGCGCGGGGAGATGGTGGACGAGGCGCGGCGCTTCCAGCGGCGCTATCCGCGGGAGCTGCCAGAGCTCCAGCGCGCCTTCCTGGACGCGGTCTTCGCCTGTTCGGCCCGGGCCACGCGGCTCCGGCGGGCCCTGCTGGCGGGTTCCACGACAGTCCTCGTCCTGCTGGTCGTGGCGGCGGTGGTGGCGCTGCTGGTCATCAGCGACGCGCAGCAGGAGGCGGAACGGCAGGCCGAGCTGGCCCTGAGCGCCGAGGCCACGGCGCGCGCCGCCGAGTCGATGGCCAAGGCGGCCGAAGTGGAGGCGAAACGGCGACTGGCAGAGGTCCAGGCGAAGGAGCTGGAGCGTCAGGCGGCGCAGCTCCGCGCGGAGCAGGCCAGCGCCCAGGTCGCGCTCGCCAACGACGAGCTGGTGCACAGGAACGTGGCGCTGCGCTCGTCCCTGAAGCGAACCCAGCAGGCCCAGCGGCGAGCCCGGCTCGCGAAGCGCCACGCGGAGATTGCCGCGGAGGAGGCACGCAAGGCGACGAGGGAAACCCAGCGGCTCCTGGAGCGAGAGATGGAACGTGCCCAGCGCCTCGAGTCCTCGCTCGGCAGTCCGTTCATCAAGTCACTCAAGTGAGGTCTCCGTGATTCGAATGAAGAGAAGGGCCCTGCCCGGTCTCGCGCTGGCAATGGCCTGGATGATGTCGTGGGCGACTGCCGCGGAGGCGCAGCAGGCACGGACCTCGCTCGGCGCGAGCGATGGCCGCCCGTGGGCGCGCGGTGTCACGGAGCAGGACGAGCAGGCCGCGCGGGCACTGTTCCAGGAGGCCAACGAGCGACTGGAGGAGTCCGTCTTCGTCGAGGCCGTCCGGCGGTACCACAGGGCGCTCAAGCACTGGAACCACCCCGCCATCCATTACAACCTGGCGTTGGCGCTGATGAACCTGGACCGGCCCGTCGAGGTCCACGAGCACCTCGTGGCGGCGATGGCGCATGGGCCGGAGCCGCTGGACACGGGGCGGTTCGAGCACGCGCTCGGGTACAAGTCGCTCATCGAGAAGCAGCTCGCGTGGCTGGACGTGTCGTGTGACATCCCTGGCGCCACGGTGACAATGAATGGTCGGCAGCTGTTCTCGGCGCCGGGACGGTTCAAGGGGCTGGTCCGGCCCGGCATGCACAGCCTCGTGGCGCTCAAGGCGGGTTACCTGCCGACAGAGAAGGGCCAGCCGCTCATGCCGGGAGAGAAGGTGCAGGTCCAGCTCAAGCTGTACACCGCGGACGACGTCACCCGCTATCGTCGGCGGTGGTCTGGCTGGCTCCCCTGGTCGGTGATGGGCGCGGGAATGGCGGTCGCCGGAAGCGGCGCGCTCCTGCACCAGAGGGCACAAGACCGACTCGATGCGCTCGACACTGAGGTCGCCGCTTGCACGGAGGGCTGTTTCCCAGGTCCGACCGTCGTGAGGCTGCGAAATCAGGCCGATACCCTTCAGAACGTCGCGGTCGGCTCCTATGTCATCGCCGGAGCCGCGCTGACCACGGGCGCGGTGCTCCTCTACCTCAATCGCTCACAGCCCTATCGGGTGAACCCGGATGCTCCCGGACAAGAGTTGCTCGTCACCCCGCTCGTCGGGTCCGGTTCGGGCGGCGTCTTGGGAACGCTCCGTTTTTGATGAGGCCCTCCATGCGTCAAGACCTGTCCTTCCAGTTCCGGCTCGGCCATGCACTGCTGGCCATCCTCTGCCTTCTGT
Proteins encoded in this window:
- a CDS encoding serine/threonine-protein kinase encodes the protein MPRVDLSQLGPGIRINHYELIRQLGSGGMGTVFLARDTRLGRRVAIKVLHTQDSEFTRRFLLEARATAQCSHENIVVIHEVGEAGGSPYMVLEFLQGQPLSHLLKASPPRLPPARAVELMTPVLRALACAHERNIVHRDLKPDNILVTDSGTIKVLDFGIAKVLRAEEQGTETSPKAVMAELRALAHSGARDEVVHVTRQGALLGTMAYMSPEQWGSGASVDHRTDIWAVGIMLFRMLAGRHPLDPLRGHQLMVTGLLDEPMPLLRDVAPDVPEGLAGVVDRCLLKRKEERVRDALELLRALEPFQPGRYHPEARIDESPYAGLSSFQEADASRFFGRSRETAALVHRIQDRPLIGVVGPSGAGKSSFVRAGLVPVLKRSGEPWESLVIRPGRNPLAALASMVAPFITSSLSVEEDIRKQQQLADHLRAQPGYVGSVLRSRARRERRRILLFVDQFEELYTLVSDAAERQAFTACLSGIADDATSPIRVVLSLRSDFLDRVSEDERFMAELWQGLFFLGTPNGEGLRDALVQPAELAGYRFETPAIVDQMLQHLESTPGALPLLQFAATQLWEARDPAQRLLTESAYQRLGGITGALATHADSVLARMSASERNLVRAVFLRLVTPERTRAIVSQEELRELSGNTGELRQVIDHLVQARLLVTQTGGGANGASVELVHESLIHGWPTLLRWLDEGQEDAAFIEQLRNAARQWQAKARDTGLLWRGEMVDEARRFQRRYPRELPELQRAFLDAVFACSARATRLRRALLAGSTTVLVLLVVAAVVALLVISDAQQEAERQAELALSAEATARAAESMAKAAEVEAKRRLAEVQAKELERQAAQLRAEQASAQVALANDELVHRNVALRSSLKRTQQAQRRARLAKRHAEIAAEEARKATRETQRLLEREMERAQRLESSLGSPFIKSLK
- a CDS encoding PEGA domain-containing protein; this encodes MKRRALPGLALAMAWMMSWATAAEAQQARTSLGASDGRPWARGVTEQDEQAARALFQEANERLEESVFVEAVRRYHRALKHWNHPAIHYNLALALMNLDRPVEVHEHLVAAMAHGPEPLDTGRFEHALGYKSLIEKQLAWLDVSCDIPGATVTMNGRQLFSAPGRFKGLVRPGMHSLVALKAGYLPTEKGQPLMPGEKVQVQLKLYTADDVTRYRRRWSGWLPWSVMGAGMAVAGSGALLHQRAQDRLDALDTEVAACTEGCFPGPTVVRLRNQADTLQNVAVGSYVIAGAALTTGAVLLYLNRSQPYRVNPDAPGQELLVTPLVGSGSGGVLGTLRF